From the genome of Nicotiana sylvestris chromosome 1, ASM39365v2, whole genome shotgun sequence:
AGTTCCCGGGTTTTTACTTGTCatcatatacaagtatgaacACAATAATTCATAATTTTCTTCGGGACTTCCTCTTATTAAAGCGGAAGCATGTTGAATAGCACGCCACGCCTTGTGATATCCAATGTCTAGTCCATGCAATTTTTGCATCTCTGCCATGACAAAAGCTGGTGTAACTTCAAATCTTGGGTCCCGAAGATTATCGATAATGTAACCACTAATCAACTTTGAAGTAGCATGCCTTTGATCTGCTTTCCTAGTGTTAACAGAGCAGTCATGCTTTTTCTCAAGCTTTACTATCTTGAATAATGTTGAGTCTTTAATTTTGAAAGCACGCACACACCAACGACACCTATCATCATTGCATGTCAACGAATATCTTGTTGAGCTTGATCTAACAGCTTTGAATTCAAAATGTCCTTTGATTGCTACAttagaaaaacaattaattatgcTCTTCTTCTTGTCAAATACTGATCCGACTTTTATTTGATCCAAAGAAGCATTTTCTCTTAATATcgtagttggggattctttttgtttcaaatttgatctTCGTTTAGTTATTTGAGTGCATGTTTTGTCAGCAACTACTTCGATTACCGGTGCACTCTCTAAGACTTGAATACCCAAAGCTTGTTCGTTGTCAATCTCTATAATGCTttgtccttctacttgaatagaaTCAAATGTTTGATGCACCTCTTCATTTAATGGttgagcttcaaccatatctaCTTCAACTATCTGTTGGCATCGCTCttgattgtcatgttgagtttTTGTGTTGGCATGTTCATTGCTTGTTGATGCAAAAACTCTTTCCGAAATATCAACTATGAAACGACAGCTCTTGAAGAGTGAATGAGTTTTTAGCAACTCTATACATGTGTGAAGATCTAAATCTTTGGAtacaagcattcctttgcttgttccaaggttgatatcaaaccatatcacTATTTCAAACTTTTCACTATCCAATTCAATAAGCTCAAAAATCTGTTTAACGAAATCTTCAAACTGAATTGACTCAGGTGCTAGGAAAAGCTTTGTTTGATGATCAAGATATTTATAGTCTTCAGTCCATCTACCATTAAAAGCAACTATTATGCATATTGTTTACATCCTACAAGTCAAGAGAATGGGAAACAAAGGACATACGTTATAAAGCAATCCTTGTAGAATTAAGAACAGGTGTTCTGTAAGTGCAAGACCAagataaggactgtctgtccttaacatttaaacatgtaattaatgttAAGGACTGCcagctgtcgcacctcctatttccgcgcccgcgagggtgcgtgggagttttctccaattaaaggacagtcgaaacgggatttgtttatttgtttcaaagtcgccacctgggaattttaaggcgtcccaagtcaccagttttaatccctgaatcgaggagaatatgactctatttgttattctgcgaaccagaaatcctgagtaaggaattctgttaatccggaagaaggtgttaggcatttccgaattccgtggttctaggacggtcgcttaactgttcttATTCTTGgcttatctcgattttacatttttaatgcaggattttgttaccgcttctgtttattgtttacaattatataaatgaattatgcgtacgtatattcgtattatataccttttataattacagagaatcgtgccacgcatacgtgtacacaaaaggttgataatatattttttttatatatttttttataaaaaaaaatcatacgttcgaagttagaaataaaattaagaacactgtctcccttgtatgattaaacagtgaactgcacatctcgggttatatgaaattattttaatatCCTtgaagaaatcccttttattaaatattcgctcgaagttgcgcaaacgcataatccgaatttgcttttaaaaatataatcaggttacgcgaacgcatccctaatcgcgcaaaatatttgtattggtattatggattttccacaaattgtttataatattcatacatttttatgtgaaaatcatgagaaattcccatttttgagatgcccttaaattctttgaaaagaattcacaatttattaaatgttgatcGCTGATTACATTTTCGCGTATTAATTACATTCCTCCaagctattcaaatttaaagataagaataaacatatgattaacactattttttagtaaatacaacatatgtatactaaaaatgtgaatagcgtatgaaactaaaaaaatcaattcttgaaaggaaatgatattttcgaagaattctcattattctttttgcaacgaatgctatttttgcactcttaaaattgttacacgtTATAACTCTAATCTACTTCTATATCGCTTGTTCTTAATCCGATATGCATGATTATTttagttaattctgcttatgattgagtttgggatatacataatcGAAACGATTTCTATTCTCAACCTATGAGAACTATTGGAAAAcactaactttcgcattgtaaaattcctaggccctttgctattaagaaagagaacaaatctacatgttgacttaataaaatgatattgcatacaacattattcgccaaAGTTTGACCTTGTGAACATAACAGATTTTATTAATGcaactttcaactattgattgtaaacataaccattgttatgccataatataaaaaaatgcaaccaacatcacctagctttaaacaacaactaactaactaacaaaataaaccaataatgcattttttccttgatatttccatattatgctgtACCTAACTAATaataccataaagtttaaataatggccatctttctgccatgttccctattttgacaattcaactACACTAATGAGATTTCAAAATGGATAACACTTATTACAGAacttttatatgaatttcaaaataagacaattaacttatagtcattgtgtcgaactcactactagttaatCAATATGAAAccaagctgaaatttaaactaacaaACTTAATTGAATAGAaaacagaattacaattcgagcttcatttatttgtcacattgaagcttttcatgacaggagtttacagatatgtacctggaaacgaGGGAAGAAGAAGTGAAATTCAGCAGTAATGGCAGCAACAAAATAGgcagaaaatgccaaataacGCAGCTGATTTTGAGCACAATCAACGAGTCCCGTGAAACCAGACCAATAGtaacagagatttgagaaaacatttcagatttaaaccacaCAGTATCAATAAACAAACACGGACAGATTCCAGGAAAAATATGTTTcgggtttttctttcctttttctatatctgtttcagattgtgtgtgggTGTGTGTGTTCTCATTCTtctgtttctttttgttttcttctttcttttcagattGTTGTTTCTGATTAGTATGTGTTTCTTTTCTTAATTTCTATCTTTTCCCTCTGTGTAtctctctgtgtatatgtatCTCTGTGTGTATTCCCTAATGCCTTAAAAATCAGATCCTTTCCTCTAATGTttgtccctgtatttatacaggtctgccccctctcttaagtgctgcctggaccccccttttgttatctaaggcagattttcccttaaaatctgccactgaactgctttttcttattcaaacagcactaaggatacctttactttattttcagcccctccacttcctttggtttcctattatcctattagattaacagccactaacattccacttccagcacactagcactaacactgttttttactgtttcattcccagaaatgtccAGAAATCccactgttattactgcccattaatacaaaatcagaatctattacaaaacagattttaaaatctgtccaggcttaattatccttctgatttaaacAACTAGAACCAATCCTAATCAACTacctaacacagttgtatctacctaacccttgtaaacttgaattcaaacttaacatcacaataatattacactgaattcagtacaataattcaaactgaacttcaactttgaactaaaatcaaacaaacacaggagcattgtcaatatactgacaatgccctgaaactcaatgttcagaaatcaacatacataCATCATTGACAAACTTTTTGACTTATTAAACgagaatcaattaattgggaagaactaattgactGATTTCAATTATAATAATCAATTCCAAACAGATAAACAGAGTATTACAAACAGCATTAAtggcaataagaatttacaaaacaactaatcgacgaacttaatcgagtcgattacacatattataaacaatcataaacaacagaaacaatagtataattctgatcaaatagacgggtatgagacagaattatggaatcaactaaacaaatatgaaaaattacacaggttattaaaacaaacaactatacatacgaaggaaacaaaagaaataggaaaatacctctgaatcttcaattttcatatggactcaaactcaacttggattcggacttttgaaatcaaacagaccttagtcgaagtattttcaagcttcgactaaggtcgattaaacctcaatccctcgcttgaatttgaaaaaaattccaagattggaaattttttagggtttcagattcgaggatcttaaatttgaacacttttgggcagattcgaagggaaccaaagatgacacaagggtgagggaagcctaggggtcatttggtgttaatttggaaggaatctgagtgCGTTCATatttgattcgaaccttcaaaagaagattcgaagagttctgagggattcgaaccaaaccaacactagatccatagctagggtagttaggggaagctacggTGTGAATTTGGAGACCATCGGAGAGGGTTcggttttcagaccaaccttcgatttaagattcgaagagttggggtctgattcgaaggaaactaaggccagatccgtgaagaggaggttgtgaggagtctggggggttaaggtggtgaccggcggcgttgttgccgccgggtttcaggcgatgggatgctagggcggctagggttaaggGTGTGCTTTCggagaagatgatgaatagtgaagaggggggggtttagttagggggccggggtaaggatttgtgtttatataggggaggggtgaatTGATCCAAGCCGTTGGATCAAACAGAATAGATGGACAGGATCAGTTCATTTAGCCAAagggtgtcgtttggtttaatgctgGGGTCGGGCTGGATCGGGGCAGTGGGTCAGgtaagggttacgggtaaggggtgTGGGAACTCAACCGttggatggctttgatccaacggcccttgatgaaacacaaccaaacgtcgtcgtttggtttgcTTTGCACTGGACAGGATATGGGGATGTTGAATTGGGCTGCGGGGGGCTGTGGGGGGGTTAAATTAGTTTTGGGCCTGCCTTTTCAATTAATTGGCCCAGTCCGTTTTGCCTATTATTTTccactctttttttatttccaattttattctttaattattaaaatcctaattaaaattataaaaaaacaaaattactctTTACAAGACATTCAATCAAcctttaacaattattaacacataacaaaatattaatcacataatgaaacatgcatattttttgtgattttattttaattaactcaattattaaatgcataattaaatcctagatatgcatgaaacatgtatttttattttgattttgtttaattataacaaagaaaacatttacggacaaaacacaaacagttaataaacgcaacacaatttctaaaattgcacactaaaagaaattaattttatttttgatttattttggagtagttttcgtgaggcaaaaatcacgtgctcacagctgcccctctttgtgcggaaactcgaagagtttttcatgcaaagataaagtgagcggatacgagtgatttttgcccgttcaaatactccgtgggaagcattttttgaaagatttgaccgaacctcttcttcaaaggtttcctacatatccttggctataaaggaatcaggtcaatgtagttcgggaagttttgggtagctgggactaccgtgggactgtgatattactgctgtttcgtgctgcttttactacttgctgacctccttattacaccttgcttcaaaggtaatacaaaaagctacactagactatggtacatgaattataaaatcttatccagatcatgcccttgcgtttcttgttgtattgatatcttggtgactcttgggcatttggatTATTCCGCATTCCCTTTCATTGTGTCCCatattttctttctctgtttgggactcttgttgtttcctgcaggggactttgttggactctTCTGCTCTATTaactctaagtgtgctcctttctcatacgagcgggcttttgatttcaatacttcaattatattcccttgctctccaggtgggcgcctgacttctgttgcttcaattcttcatcctcattctccaggtggacgcctgacttcttcttcaattNNNNNNNNNNNNNNNNNNNNNNNNNNNNNNNNNNNNNNNNNNNNNNNNNNNNNNNNNNNNNNNNNNNNNNNNNNNNNNNNNNNNNNNNNNNNNNNNNNNNNNNNNNNNNNNNNNNNNNNNNNNNNNNNNNNNNNNNNNNNNNNNNNNNNNNNNNNNNNNNNNNNNNNNNNNNNNNNNNNNNNNNNNNNNNNNNNNNNNNNgaagaagaagtcaggcgtccacctggagaatgaggatgaagaattgaagcaacagaagtcaggcgcccacctggagagcaagggaatataattgaagtattgaaatcaaaagcccgctcgtatgagaaaggagcacacttagagttAATAGAGCAGAagagtccaacaaagtcccctgcaggaaacaacaagagtcccaaacagagaaagaaaatatGGGACACAATGAAAGGGAATGCGGAATAatccaaatgcccaagagtcaccaagatatcaatacaacaagaaacgcaagggcatgatctggataagattttataattcatgtaccatagtctagtgtagctttttgtattacctttgaagcaaggtgtaataaggaggtcagcaagtagtaaaagcagcacgaaacagcagtaatatcacagtcccacggtagtcccagctacccaaaacttcccgaactacattgacctgattcctttatagccaaggatatgtaggaaacctttgaagaagaggttcggtcaaatctttcaaaaaatgcttcccacggagtatttgaacgggcaaaaatcactcgtatccgctcactttatctttgcatgaaaaactcttcgagtttccgcacaaagaggggcagctgtgagcacgtgatttttgcctcacgaaaactactccaaaataaatcaaaaataaaattaatttcttttagtgtgcaattttagaaattgtgttgcgtttattaactgtttgtgttttgtccgtaaatgttttctttgttataattaaacaaaatcaaaataaaaatacatgtttcatgcatatctaggatttaattatgcatttaataattgagttaattaaaataaaatcacaaaaaatatgcatgtttcattatgtgattaatattttgttatgtgttaataattgttaaaggTTGATTGAATGTCTTGTAAagagtaattttgtttttttataattttaattaggattttaataattaaagaataaaattggaaataaaaaaagagtggAAAATAATAGGCAAAACGGACTGGGCCAATTAATTGAAAAGGCAGGCCCAAAACTAATTTAACCCCCCCACAGCCCACCCGCAGCCCAATTCAACATCCCCATATCCTGTCCAGTGCAAAgcaaaccaaacgacgacgtttggttgtgtttcatcaagggccgttggatcaaagccatccaaCGGTTGAGTTCCCAcaccccttacccgtaacccttacCTGACCCACTGCCCCGATCCAGCCCGACCCcagcattaaaccaaacgacaccctTTGGCTAAATGAACTGATCCTGTCCATCTATTCTGTTTGATCCAACGGCTTGGATCAattcacccctcccctatataaacacaaatccttaccccggccccctaactaaacccccccctcttcactattcatcatcttctccGAAAGCACACccttaaccctagccgccctagcatcccatcgcctgaaacccggcggcaacaacgccgccggtcaccaccttaaccccccagactcctcacaacctcctcttcacggatctggccttagtttccttcgaatcagaccccaactcttcgaatcttaaatcgaaggttggtctgaaaaccgAACCCTCTCCGATGGTCTCCAAATTCACAccgtagcttcccctaactaccctagctatggatctagtgttggtttggttcgaatccctcagaactcttcgaatcttcttttgaaggttcgaatcaaatATGAACGcactcagattccttccaaattaacaccaaatgacccctaggcttccctcacccttgtgtcatctttggttcccttcgaatctgcccaaaagtgttcaaatttaagatcctcgaatctgaaaccctaaaaaatttccaatcttggaatttttttcaaattcaagcgagggattgaggtttaatcgaccttagtcgaagcttgaaaatacttcgactaaggtctgtttgatttcaaaagtccgaatccaagttgagtttgagtccatatgaaaattgaagattcagaggtattttcctatttcttttgtttccttcgtatgtatagttgtttgttttaataacctgtgtaatttttcatatttgtttagttgattccataattctgtctcatacccgtctatttgatcagaattatactattgtttctgttgtttatgattgtttataatatgtgtaatcgactcgattaagttcgtcgattagttgttttgtaaattcttattgccaTTAATGCTGTTTGTAATACTCTGTTTATCTGTTTGGAATTGATTATTATAATTGAAATCagtcaattagttcttcccaattaattgattctcGTTTAATAAGTCAAAAAGTTTGTCAATGATGtatgtatgttgatttctgaacattgagtttcagggcattgtcagtatattgacaatgctcctgtgtttgtttgattttagttcaaagttgaagttcagtttgaattattgtactgaattcagtgtaatattattgtgatgttaagtttgaattcaagtttacaagggttaggtagatacaactgtgttaggtAGTTGATTAGGATTGGTTCTAGTTgtttaaatcagaaggataattaagcctggacagattttaaaatctgttttgtaatagattctgattttgtattaatgggcagtaataacagtggGATTTCTggacatttctgggaatgaaacagtaaaaaacagtgttagtgctagtgtgctggaagtggaatgttagtggctgttaatctaataggataataggaaaccaaaggaagtggaggggctgaaaataaagtaaaggtatccttagtgctgtttgaataagaaaaagcagttcagtggcagattttaagggaaaatctgccttagataacaaaaggggggtccaggcagcacttaagagagggggcagacctgtataaatacagggacaaACATTAGAGGAAAGGATCTGATTTTTAAGGCATTAGGGAATACACACAGAGatacatatacacagagagaTACACAGAGGGAAAAGATAGAAATTAAGAAAAGAAACACATACTAATCAGAAACAACaatctgaaaagaaagaagaaaacaaaaagaaacagaAGAATGAGAACACACACAcccacacacaatctgaaacagatatagaaaaaggaaagaaaaacccgAAACATATTTTTCCTGGAATCTGTCCGTGTTTGTTTATTGATACTGtgtggtttaaatctgaaatgttttctcaaatctctgttaCTATTGGTCTGGTTTCACGGGACTCGTTGATTGTGCTCAAAATCAGCTGCgttatttggcattttctgcCTATTTTGTTGCTGCCATTACTGCTGAATTTCACTTCTTCTTCCCtcgtttccaggtacatatctgtaaactcctgtcatgaaaagcttcaatgtgacaaataaatgaagctcgaattgtaattctgtttTCTATTCAATTAAGTttgttagtttaaatttcagcttggTTTCATATTGattaactagtagtgagttcgacacaatgactataagttaattgtcttattttgaaattcatataaaagtTCTGTAATAAGTGTTATCC
Proteins encoded in this window:
- the LOC138876999 gene encoding uncharacterized protein → MLRTDSPYLGLALTEHLWTEDYKYLDHQTKLFLAPESIQFEDFVKQIFELIELDSEKFEIVIWFDINLGTSKGMLVSKDLDLHTCIELLKTHSLFKSCRFIVDISERVFASTSNEHANTKTQHDNQERCQQIVEVDMVEAQPLNEEVHQTFDSIQVEGQSIIEIDNEQALGIQVLESAPVIEVVADKTCTQITKRRSNLKQKESPTTILRENASLDQIKVGSVFDKKKSIINCFSNVAIKGHFEFKAVRSSSTRYSLTCNDDRCRWCVRAFKIKDSTLFKIVKLEKKHDCSVNTRKADQRHATSKLISGYIIDNLRDPRFEVTPAFVMAEMQKLHGLDIGYHKAWRAIQHASALIRGSPEENYELLCSYLYMMTSKNPGTYTNIKIDDNNRFLYMFYAYGSSIAGWNHCRPVIAIDATFLKSKYRGVLMISVSKDANNQIFPLAFGIAESENNNSYEWYFSQLRNAIGSRENLIFLSDRHQAIANGIVKVYPESHHGICIYHLEQNLK